The Setaria viridis chromosome 6, Setaria_viridis_v4.0, whole genome shotgun sequence genome contains a region encoding:
- the LOC117861561 gene encoding cytochrome c1-2, heme protein, mitochondrial translates to MAATRGINQLLRRTLHNQSSGSSLLSSLRGKHEESSAGLRALALLGVGASGLLSFATIASADEAEHGLAAPDYPWPHAGIMSSYDHASIRRGHQVYTQVCASCHSMSLISYRDLVGVAYTEEETKAMAAEIEVVDGPNDEGEMFTRPGKLSDRFPQPYANEQAARFANGGAYPPDLSLITKARHNGQNYVFALLTGYRDPPAGVQIREGLHYNPYFPGGAIAMPKMLNDGAVEYEDGTPATEAQMGKDVVSFLSWAAEPEMEERKLMGVKWIFLLSLALLQAAYYRRMKWSVLKSRKLVLDVVN, encoded by the exons ATGGCTGCCACAAGGGGCATTAACCAGCTTCTGAGGAGAACTCTCCACAACCAGTCATCT GGTTCATCGCTGCTTTCTTCACTTCGGGGAAAGCATGAAGAGTCCTCTGCTGGACTGAGAGCATTGGCTCTTCTTGGAGTTGGTGCCTCTGGTCTATTGAGTTTTGCTACAATAGCATCTGCGGATGAAGCTGAGCATGGCTTGGCAGCCCCAGATTATCCCTGGCCACATGCTGGCATCATGAGCTCTTATGATCATGCATC AATTCGGCGTGGACATCAAGTTTACACACAAGTTTGTGCCTCTTGTCACTCCATGTCCTTGATTTCGTACCGTGATTTGGTTGGGGTGGCCTATACTGAAGAGGAAACAAAGGCAATGGCTGCTGAGATTGAGGTAGTTGATGGTCCTAATGATGAGGGTGAAATGTTCACCCGCCCTGGTAAGCTGAGTGACCGCTTCCCACAGCCCTATGCAAATGAGCAAGCAGCCCGATTTGCAAATGGTGGTGCATACCCCCCGGACCTCAGTCTTATCACAAAG GCAAGGCACAATGGTCAGAACTACGTTTTTGCTCTTCTTACTGGTTATCGTGACCCACCTGCTGGCGTTCAG ATCCGTGAGGGTCTGCATTACAATCCCTACTTCCCTGGTGGTGCCATAGCCATGCCCAAGATGCTTAATGATGGAGCTGTTGAGTACGAGGATGGTACTCCTGCAACTGAAGCCCAG ATGGGTAAGGATGTCGTATCATTCCTTTCGTGGGCAGCTGAGCCTGAGATGGAAGAGAGAAAGCTG ATGGGAGTGAAGTGGATCTTCCTACTGTCACTAGCTCTTCTCCAAGCTGCCTACTACCGGCGCATGAAGTGGTCAGTCTTGAAGTCACGCAAGCTGGTCCTGGATGTTGTCAACTGA